In Cydia fagiglandana chromosome 16, ilCydFagi1.1, whole genome shotgun sequence, the following are encoded in one genomic region:
- the LOC134672250 gene encoding protein artichoke-like: MPSRKDIAAVVFVSCIWGASSSCVIKDRIDCTYSVVCEGRPGSATSPCNSNAHVNFIIKGSSVDTLTTAFFGATNFDAKVRSIHAINNDWANIEAFAFKYYTKCVDLNLANNNIKNIKNNAFKTLPVLNSLNLSRNGIDNLNPDSLKIADSNVNKITILDLSNNLLTKISSELLSGMTNLKSLYLQNNKINSLADDCFLALKSLTILNLRNNQLTAINATLINLKSLLALDLAHNNLIKLSGFELNRLGSLLFLNLSNNAIEEIESNSFSQTTSLQSIDLRNNKIKSTIDGKMFSNNNRLQYLNMYNNSIEHIQDDAFRNNDLITLNLEKNNLKGDITRQTFEGISKVTRLDLYNQSITAIRDNAFSTTDSLISLNLSRNAINTIEVKTFASGLNLSVLDVSYNNLSNLDFLHEALEALTDLYINNNKLSAIKQGTFVNQTNLKKLDLSMNFILTIENFSLPLLDLQYLNVTGNLLQGSLKANVISPSSFLKFLDFSSFNYTSVEDRAFVDSPLLARVNLSHNSIEFMGSENFMNMDNLYSLDLSWNNLRILQLNNSKLPNLKSLYLNNNNLQGISNSFSNISNIIYLDISVNNITDISEPIFQTLLNLRVFHASTNKLTQFNNAHTNSLNKLMTLSLSSNSLSNINLSYYPDLINVDLSYNSISSINSSFFQNLDYLQSIDLSFNNITMLTPGTFQSLKILKLLNLSSNSISNLRYGSFKGLGRVEVIDVSRNAINILDVHIFHECTELKQLIIDYNYITQLDFESLVTTASKLNVLSLGGNPILCKEIVKNYNSGFGGRRVEVTSVHKIYEEDNVHGIWCGSGTVTTSTAATSASTATLIEPGGTNAISHVLLAWCTVLTMLILIVGVASYFYKRNQEAIEIRQPGTGSRRSCSTEFEYQSDLLLE, from the exons ATGCCCTCCCGCAAAG ATATTGCTGCAGTCGTCTTTGTATCTTGCATATGGGGTGCATCAAGCTCATGCGTAATCAAAGATCGCATAGACTGCACTTATTCGGTGGTCTGCGAGGGCCGACCAGGTTCCGCCACCAGCCCCTGCAACTCCAATGCCCACGTCAACTTCATCATCAAGGGCTCTTCCGTCGATACTCTCACCACCGCCTTCTTCGGGGCCACCAACTTCGACGCCAAAGTCAGGAGCATTCACGCCATCAACAACGATTGGGCCAACATCGAAGCCTTCGCCTTCAAATACTACACCAAATGCGTTGACCTAAACCTGGCCAATAAcaatatcaaaaatataaagAACAATGCGTTTAAAACCTTGCCTGTTCTGAATTCACTAAACTTATCTAGAAATGGAATTGACAATTTAAATCCAGATTCACTTAAGATTGCAGAttcaaatgtaaataaaataacgatCCTTGATCTGTCAAATAACTTACTAACGAAAATTTCAAGTGAACTGCTGAGTGGGATGACGAACTTAAAGAGTTTGTATTTACAAAACAACAAGATCAATTCTTTGGCAGATGATTGTTTTCTCGCTTTAAAAAGCCTAACCATTCTTAATTTACGAAATAATCAACTGACCGCTATTAATGCCACccttataaatttaaaatcgcTATTGGCATTAGATTTGGCTCATAAtaatttgattaaattatcAGGGTTTGAACTAAATCGATTAGGATCTCTGTTATTCTTAAACTTGAGTAACAACGCTATAGAAGAAATTGAATCTAATAGTTTTAGTCAGACAACTAGCCTTCAGTCCATAGatttaagaaataataaaatcaaatcTACTATAGATGGCAAAATGTTCAGCAACAATAATCGACTACAatacttaaatatgtataataacagTATTGAACATATACAAGATGATGCATTTAGAAATAACGATTTAATTACACTTAATTtagagaaaaataatttaaaaggaGATATAACTAGACAAACGTTTGAAGGGATATCGAAAGTCACGAGACTGGATTTGTATAATCAGAGTATAACAGCTATAAGAGACAACGCATTTTCTACAACAGATAGTCTgatctcattgaacttgagtaGAAACGCTATAAATACAATCGAAGTTAAAACTTTTGCAAGCGGGTTGAACTTAAGCGTTTTAGACGTCTCCTACAATAATCTATCGAATCTAGATTTTTTACATGAAGCTTTAGAAGCCCTCACTGATCTTTATATAAATAACAACAAACTCAGCGCCATAAAACAGGGTACATTTGTTAACCAGACGAATTTGAAGAAACTGGACTTGTCAATGAATTTCATTCTGACCATTGAAAACTTTTCGTTGCCTCTTCTTGATTTGCAGTATCTGAATGTGACTGGTAACCTTTTGCAAGGATCTCTCAAGGCTAACGTTATAAGTCCTTCATCATTTCTGAAATTTTTGGACTTTAGTAGTTTCAACTATACCAGTGTTGAAGACAGGGCTTTTGTCGACTCACCTCTACTTGCTAGAGTAAACCTTTCCCATAATTCAATCGAGTTTATGGGATCAGAAAACTTTATGAACATGGACAATTTGTACAGCTTAGACTTATCATGGAACAACCTAAGAATATTGCAACTGAATAATAGCAAACTACCAAATCTTAAATCTTTATATTTAAACAACAATAATCTACAAGGAATTTCAAATTCTTTTTCTAACATATCAAACATAATTTACCTCGACATTTCTGTTAATAACATAACTGATATTTCTGAGCCAATATTTCAGACGTTACTGAATTTACGTGTTTTCCACGCCTCAACTAATAAATTAACACAGTTTAATAACGCACATACGAACTCTCTTAATAAATTAATGACTTTAAGCCTTTCTTCAAATTCTTTATCTAATATAAACTTAAGTTACTACCCAGATTTGATTAACGTCGATTTGAGTTACAATAGCATCAGTTCTATCAACAGTTCCTTCTTTCAAAACCTGGACTATTTGCAGTCCATCGACTTGAGCTTCAATAATATCACCATGTTGACCCCTGGTACATTCCAAAGCCTTAAAATTTTAAAGCTTCTGAACTTATCTTCGAACTCCATTAGCAACTTGCGGTACGGCAGTTTCAAGGGCCTCGGAAGAGTAGAAGTTATTGATGTATCTCGAAACGCTATCAATATTCTAGACGTGCACATATTCCACGAATGCACAGAGTTGAAACAATTGATCATTGACTATAACTATATCACTCAGCTGGACTTTGAGAGTTTGGTCACAACTGCTTCGAAGCTTAACGTCCTCAGTTTAGGAGGTAACCCAATTTTGTGTAAAGAAATTGTCAAGAATTACAATTCAGGCTTTGGGGGTAGGCGCGTGGAAGTTACTTCCGTGCATAAAATCTATGAGGAGGATAATGTCCACGGGATTTGGTGCGGTAGCGGGACTGTAACTACAAGTACAGCGGCTACTAGTGCTAGTACTGCTACATTAATAGAACCTGGTGGTACCAATGCTATATCACACGTTTTACTGGCCTGGTGTACGGTGTTGACGATGTTGATTCTCATTGTAGGCGTAGccagttatttttataaaagaaaCCAAGAAGCTATTGAAATAAGACAACCTGGTACTGGCAGCAGGCGAAGTTGTTCCACAGAATTTGAATACCAAAGTGATTTATTATTAGAATAA
- the LOC134672065 gene encoding toll-like receptor 3 — protein MDSARYLYIVVFLSSVWSASSTVCTIKDRNECTYTVVCEGHAGSANNPSCDFDPYVNFIIKDSVTDTLTAGFFGSTNFDSRVRRIQAIDNNWPNIEAFAFKYYTKCIDMDLSNNNIKNIKNDAFKNLFVLDSLNLSQNAIEHLSPSSLSTSEISANKLRTLDLSNNLLTEISGEALSKLTNLNSLYLQNNRLTTLADNCFTSLKDLTTLNLRNNQLTTINVTLIHLKNLKMLDLAFNHLFKLIGFEINRLDSLTFLNMSHNDIEEVESNCFNQAFSLTSIDLSNNKIKSPIENVMFINNNRLQCLYLSNNSIEEIHDDAFKHNVLTTLNLDKNKLKGEISGQTFNGISHVPRLDLSNQNVTAIRENAFSTANNLVHLNLSRNVIHTIEKSSFSPSLPLIVLDISYNKLSSLEFLNDTLLSLTELYLNNNILTSIRKGTFLKQTNLKNLDLSMNFIVTIDQLSLPLLNLQYLNVTGNLLTRSLKSMVISPSKYLRFLDFSCLNISRVENGAFIDSPLLARVNLSYNAIEFIGSNNFINMDNLYSLDLSYNKLIWLQMNNSVLLNLKALYLNHNRLKSISKSFLNISKILFLDISDNDISDLSVPLFQTLKDLRVLRISNNKVKQFNNPQTNSLTKLMTLSLSSNLLVNLNLSYFPDLINADLSNNTISFINSSFFRNLGHLQSIDLSFNNITSLTPGTFQSLKILKLLNMSSNWIENLRYGSFKGLGRAEVIDLSRNSIHVLDVDIFHECTELKRLIIDYNFITQLEFERLVMTVTKLNALSLGGNPIMCKEIVRNYNSGIGGRRVEVTSIDKVFEEDNVHGILCGNGTAVTTASSIVPPLYTSGSNASNVLFMWCSMLTVLVLVIGAASYMYRRNGLTILTESSTRSTVQFGSTENQSTLLF, from the exons ATGGATTCGGCTCGGTATTTGT ATATAGTCGTCTTCTTATCCTCAGTATGGAGCGCTTCGAGCACAGTATGTACAATAAAAGACCGCAATGAATGCACCTACACAGTGGTTTGCGAGGGCCACGCTGGCAGTGCCAACAACCCTTCCTGCGACTTTGACCCCTACGTCAACTTTATCATCAAGGACTCCGTCACCGACACCCTCACCGCCGGCTTCTTCGGGTCCACGAACTTTGACTCCAGGGTCAGGCGCATCCAGGCCATCGATAACAACTGGCCCAACATCGAAGCCTTCGCTTTCAAGTATTATACCAAGTGTATCGACATGGACCTCTCCAACAACAACATTAAGAACATCAAAAATGACGCATTCAAAAACTTGTTCGTACTTGATTCTTTGAACTTATCTCAAAATGCTATAGAACATTTAAGTCCATCTTCGTTATCGACTTCGGAAATAAGTGCAAATAAATTAAGGACGCTGGATCTTTCGAATAACTTACTAACGGAGATTAGCGGTGAAGCTCTAAGTAAGTTAACTAACCTCAATAGTTTGTATTTGCAAAACAATAGACTAACAACATTAGCCGATAATTGTTTTACCTCCTTAAAAGACTTGACTACATTGAACTTGCGGAATAATCAGTTAACAACCATTAATGTAACATTAATTCACTTGAAGAATCTCAAGATGCTAGATTTGGCATTTAATCATTTGTTCAAATTGATAGGATTCGAAATAAACCGATTAGATTCTCTTACGTTTTTAAACATGAGTCATAACGATATTGAAGAGGTTGAATCGAATTGTTTCAATCAAGCGTTCAGCCTCACATCGATAGACCTGAGcaacaacaaaattaaatcgCCTATAGAAAATGTGATGTTTATTAATAACAATCGTCTACAATGTTTATATTTGTCTAATAACAGTATTGAAGAAATACATGACGATGCATTTAAACATAACGTTTTAACTACACTAAATTTGGACAAAAATAAGTTGAAAGGGGAGATATCTGGTCAAACCTTCAATGGTATATCACACGTACCAAGACTCGATCTGTCCAATCAGAATGTAACAGCCATAAGAGAAAACGCATTTTCCACAGCAAATAATCTCGTTCATTTGAACTTGAGTAGAAATGTTATACATACAATCGAGAAATCCAGTTTCTCACCTTCATTGCCCCTAATAGTTTTAGATATTTCATACAATAAGTTGTCATCTCTAGAATTTTTAAACGATACTTTATTAAGCCTTACTGAGCTCTACTTGAATAATAACATTCTCACCTCCATTCGTAAGGGTACGTTTCTTAAACAAACAAATTTGAAGAACTTGGACTTGTCAATGAATTTCATTGTCACCATAGACCAATTGTCTTTGCCTCTTCTGAATTTGCAGTATCTAAATGTGACGGGCAATCTTTTGACGCGATCTCTCAAGAGCATGGTGATAAGTCCTTCAAAGTATCTCCGATTTTTGGACTTTAGCTGTTTAAATATAAGCAGAGTTGAGAATGGAGCATTTATTGACTCTCCTTTACTTGCCAGGGTGAACCTGTCATATAATGCAATCGAGTTTATTGGATCAAACAATTTCATTAATATGGATAATTTGTATAGTTTAGATTTATCATATAACAAACTGATATGGTTACAAATGAATAATAGCGTTTTATTAAATCTTAAAGCTTTGTATTTAAACCACAACCGTCTGAAATCCATTTCTAAATCATTTTTGAAtatatcaaaaatactatttctCGACATCTCTGATAATGATATATCTGACCTTTCCGTTCCACTTTTCCAAACATTAAAAGACTTGCGTGTTTTGCGTATTTCAAATAACAAAGTAAAACAATTTAACAATCCACAGACGAACTCTCTTACTAAATTGATGACTTTAAGCCTTTCCTCAAACTTGCTGGTCAATTTGAATTTAAGCTACTTTCCAGATTTAATAAACGCCGATTTGAGTAACAACACCATTAGCTTCATCAACAGCTCTTTTTTCCGAAACTTAGGTCATTTGCAATCCATTGATTTAAGCTTTAATAATATAACATCTTTGACTCCAGGCACATTCCAAAGTCTTAAAATTTTAAAGCTCCTAAATATGTCTTCAAATTGGATCGAAAACTTGCGTTACGGTAGCTTCAAGGGGCTTGGGCGAGCCGAAGTGATAGACCTATCTCGAAACTCGATACATGTCTTAGATGTGGATATCTTCCATGAGTGCACGGAGTTAAAACGATTGATCATTGACTACAACTTCATCACTCAACTGGAATTCGAAAGATTGGTCATGACTGTTACAAAGTTGAATGCTCTAAGTTTAGGTGGTAACCCGATTATGTGTAAAGAGATAGTTAGAAATTATAATTCAGGCATTGGAGGTAGACGCGTGGAGGTAACATCTATAGACAAAGTGTTTGAAGAGGATAATGTTCACGGTATTTTGTGTGGTAATGGGACAGCGGTCACAACGGCGAGTAGTATTGTGCCCCCGTTATACACAAGTGGTTCAAATGCTTCCAACGTGTTATTTATGTGGTGTTCAATGTTAACGGTTTTGGTTCTGGTAATTGGTGCTGCCAGTTACATGTATAGACGGAACGGACTGACGATTTTGACAGAGTCCAGCACAAGGAGCACAGTACAGTTCGGGAGCACTGAAAACCAAAGTACCTTATTATTTTAG
- the LOC134672251 gene encoding uncharacterized protein LOC134672251, which translates to MAHKKKIELFINVNCEREFHYILKKHRDSLICAEIYNEFSGSCTALDHLFTRIKLDWSDGKIILLKVLADEIETFKRFREKSEPIYIFIHLNKITKLLRGVNAIKLAEIAKKELEYHKRVQAGEEVDRQTFDLDEATPEELEWEQEFIKERENEMKAYEAIRSVQHDLRKRRRAELMVPHLKNLNFVLFWPQARHAHFELYERWDLNNIIMVGREELELDEYKARDILYNGDAPINEASLYALVSAPALAICFRCLDDDVNFTSLVRKILYEYIEPLDPAKPMSDQPIQKTAFNHYKSYSLTREQIWQKRRDERHKQKEEALERRARRLSEMQRLARQAIEQVLESRRLAKEQEKLRLLKIGVRSTIIVMKGALDVCPKCSGWRGTREVALVEDRGKINHNSNERRPRRLSEIQRLARQAIEQVLESRRLAKEQEKLRLLKIGDIDGLEKLKAEPDDEEVDIEIPQELPDDEEDLDTDIVEDENEYFPPPGLLIPGFYAPPNDIAKANGLHILFPKLVLERVEPEPEFLPPHVVAMLEIRKRYKAIAALTPRRQAVIHMGIFKATGPSDAVHIAYSVAQYDEIKEQFDEDSVMIAFMLSIKSDLALLELMDLTPAHVSRDEHAGEVEATRLFPVYYCDPREFEDFERTGN; encoded by the exons ATGGCCCATAAAAAGAAAATAGAATTGTTCATTAATGTTAACTGTGAAAGGGAGTTTCATTACATCCTGAAAAAACATAGGGATAGCCTTATTT GTGCAGAAATCTACAATGAATTCAGCGGATCATGTACGGCGCTGGACCATTTATTTACTAGAATCAAACTGGACTGGAGTGATGGCAAAATAATACTTCTCAAA GTTCTAGCTGATGAAATCGAGACTTTCAAACGATTTAGAGAAAAAAGTGAGCCAATATATATTTTCATACAT CTTAATAAAATAACGAAGCTTCTGCGAGGTGTAAACGCCATTAAGCTTGCAGAAATAGCCAAGAAAGAACTGGAATACCATAAGCGAGTCCAAGCGGGGGAAGAGGTAGACAGACAGACGTTTGACTTGGACGAAGCTACGCCTGAAGAATTG GAATGGGAACAAGAGTTTATAAAAGAGCGCGAGAACGAGATGAAAGCGTATGAAGCAATAAG GTCTGTGCAACATGATTTACGAAAACGTCGCCGTGCGGAGCTGATGGTGCCGCATCTTAAGAACCTGAACTTCGTTCTTTTCTGGCCTCAGGCCAGGCATGCGCACTTCGAACTGTACGAGCGGTGGGACTTGAACA ATATCATAATGGTGGGCCGCGAAGAGCTAGAACTTGATGAGTACAAAGCCAGAGACATCCTGTATAACGGTGACGCGCCCATCAACGAAGCCTCCTTGTACGCCCTTGTCTCGGCCCCTGCTTTGGCCATCTGCTTCAGATGTCTGGACGATGATGTTAATTTTACTT CTTTAGTCCGCAAAATCCTCTATGAGTACATAGAACCACTGGACCCAGCCAAACCCATGAGCGACCAACCTATCCAAAAGACTGCTTTTAACCACTACAAATCCTACAGTCTGACGAGGGAACAGATATGGCAGAAGCGACGTGACGAGAGACATAAACAGAAG GAAGAAGCGTTAGAAAGGCGCGCTCGACGTTTGTCCGAAATGCAGCGGCTGGCGCGGCAGGCGATAGAACAAGTCCTGGAGTCCAGGAGACTCGCTAAAGAACAGGAGAAGTTGCGCTTGTTGAAGATCGGGGTAAGATCAACCATAATAGTTATGAAAGGCGCGCTCGACGTTTGTCCGAAATGCAGCGGCTGGCGCGGGACGC GAGAAGTTGCGCTTGTTGAAGATCGGGGTAAGATCAACCATAATAGTAATGAAAGGCGCCCTCGACGTTTGTCCGAAATTCAGCGGCTGGCGCGGCAGGCGATAGAACAAGTCCTGGAGTCCAGGAGACTCGCTAAAGAACAGGAGAAGTTGCGCTTGTTGAAGATCGGG GACATAGATGGCCTTGAAAAACTGAAAGCGGAGCCTGACGATGAGGAAGTGGACATAGAAATACCGCAG GAGTTACCTGACGACGAGGAAGATTTGGACACGGATATAGTAGAGGATGAGAATGAATATTTTCCTCCACCGGGTTTATTGATACCCGGGTTTTACGCGCCACCCAATGACATAGCGAAGGCTAACGGCTTGCATATACTATTTCCTAAA CTGGTGTTGGAGCGAGTGGAGCCAGAGCCGGAGTTCCTACCACCCCACGTGGTAGCCATGTTGGAAATTAGGAAGCGGTACAAAGCCATCGCCGCGCTGACTCCGAGGAGACAAGCTGTCATACAC ATGGGCATATTCAAAGCTACGGGACCTTCGGATGCCGTGCACATAGCCTACAGCGTGGCGCAATATGACGAAATTAAAGAACAATTTGATGA AGACTCAGTAATGATAGCCTTCATGCTGTCGATAAAGTCGGACCTGGCGCTGCTGGAGCTGATGGACCTGACCCCGGCCCATGTGAGCCGAGACGAGCACGCCGGCGAG GTAGAGGCGACCCGATTATTCCCGGTATACTACTGCGATCCCAGAGAGTTCGAGGACTTTGAGCGGACAGGAAATTAA